In a single window of the Phycisphaerales bacterium genome:
- a CDS encoding MarR family transcriptional regulator, translating to MSHLPPYIPDYQRLRELAERVPGLDPDDVTAAALLRAVAAELSAQLQLSLDRFGISEGRLRVLGYLLYLGGPATHSQLAEAAMVTKGTVTGLVDGLERDRLVRRFASKEDRRVSLIDLTPAGRRLLDEILPAHLSRLSELMRGVCPAERRTLRGLLEKVRSGLDGPRGAAGTASREST from the coding sequence GTGAGTCACCTTCCCCCGTACATCCCCGACTATCAGCGCCTGCGGGAACTCGCCGAGCGCGTTCCGGGTCTGGACCCTGACGATGTCACCGCTGCGGCGCTGCTCCGGGCCGTGGCGGCAGAGCTGTCAGCACAGCTCCAACTGAGCCTGGATCGGTTCGGGATCAGCGAAGGGCGGCTGCGGGTGCTGGGCTACCTCCTTTACCTCGGCGGTCCCGCCACGCACTCTCAGCTCGCGGAGGCCGCCATGGTGACCAAGGGGACCGTCACGGGGCTCGTGGACGGACTGGAGCGTGACAGGCTGGTGCGTCGCTTCGCGAGCAAGGAGGACCGCCGCGTGTCGCTCATCGACCTGACGCCGGCCGGGCGGCGCTTGCTCGATGAAATCCTTCCTGCGCACCTGAGCCGGCTCTCGGAGTTGATGCGGGGCGTCTGCCCGGCCGAGCGGAGGACACTGCGTGGACTGCTTGAGAAGGTCCGCTCCGGCCTCGACGGGCCGCGGGGCGCCGCCGGCACGGCATCGCGGGAGAGCACATGA
- a CDS encoding DUF1801 domain-containing protein: MVRESTSKAKSGAAAKAPRLLSGGNPQIPKGDGDGPVRAYLEAMPGWKQQVGRRLDALIVKTVPDVRKAVRWNSPFYGAGDPQQGWFLSFHCFTNYVKVVFFRGASLRPIPPGESKHKEVRYVHIHESGRQSGEPLDESQLADWIRQAAALPGEACF; the protein is encoded by the coding sequence ATGGTCCGCGAGTCAACATCGAAGGCGAAGTCAGGCGCGGCCGCGAAGGCGCCCCGGTTGCTCTCGGGCGGTAACCCGCAGATTCCCAAGGGCGATGGCGACGGGCCTGTGCGGGCGTACCTTGAGGCGATGCCGGGCTGGAAGCAACAGGTCGGCCGGCGCCTCGATGCGCTGATTGTCAAGACCGTGCCGGATGTGCGCAAGGCGGTGCGGTGGAACTCGCCATTCTACGGCGCCGGCGATCCGCAGCAGGGTTGGTTTCTCAGTTTCCACTGCTTCACGAACTACGTCAAGGTTGTGTTCTTCCGCGGCGCATCGCTGCGCCCGATCCCGCCCGGCGAGTCGAAGCACAAGGAAGTGCGCTACGTTCACATTCATGAGAGCGGGCGGCAGAGCGGCGAGCCCCTTGATGAGTCGCAACTGGCGGACTGGATTCGCCAAGCGGCGGCGCTGCCGGGCGAAGCGTGCTTCTAG
- a CDS encoding DUF1801 domain-containing protein, giving the protein MNAAAEIDARIEELIASSDWRGQTLATVRDLIRQADPQVVEEVKWRKPTNPSGVPVWSHDGIICTGEIYKDKVKLTFAGGAALEDPAGLFNASLEGNTRRAIDIRQGERVDQRAFKALIRTAVAMNAAAAPPTASRSKKKSRRR; this is encoded by the coding sequence ATGAACGCAGCCGCGGAGATCGACGCGCGGATCGAGGAGTTGATCGCATCGAGCGACTGGCGCGGCCAGACGCTGGCGACCGTGCGCGACCTCATTCGCCAGGCCGATCCGCAAGTCGTCGAGGAAGTGAAGTGGCGCAAGCCGACGAATCCGTCGGGCGTGCCGGTCTGGTCGCATGATGGCATCATCTGCACCGGGGAGATCTACAAGGACAAGGTCAAACTGACGTTTGCCGGGGGCGCCGCTCTCGAGGATCCTGCGGGTCTGTTTAATGCAAGCCTGGAGGGCAACACCCGGCGGGCCATCGACATCCGGCAGGGCGAGCGCGTTGATCAGCGGGCCTTCAAGGCGCTCATTCGCACGGCGGTGGCGATGAATGCTGCTGCCGCACCGCCGACCGCGAGCCGCTCGAAGAAGAAATCCCGAAGGCGCTAG
- a CDS encoding efflux transporter outer membrane subunit: MSRKSASRTLLVTTVPLTALLAGCLSVPPPPDDLAARHVGTPGQFSELSANATPMEVGAGWLSELGDTTLEALVREAWDRNPDLYVTASRFEEAAARLRIAASFLYPQAAGVGEARHTDFDGSTDEDQYFAALQVSWEADLWGRLRADRSAAARVAESAGLDFIQARHSLAAAVAQAYFAVIVAQQQLAIDNQLLEAERFTAVTTRQRVEAGLLTSLDLNLAESSVRLAEAAVQDDLSALREARRALELLLGRYPSAELDAAPEALPRFSSAPVAVSVPAELLERRPDVRSVERLVDAAYFDVRSARAARLPRLILTADARTLIDPSDFITSVAAEILAPLFQGGRLQAQEAAANARQRQALGQFASVALRAFSEVESALSNARFLGERERSLADASARLQEASEAAINRYEQGLMSILDLQQIRRRDYDTRSLLLGVRFERLRQRLNLYLALGGPPLVDGKAPPPVPLNGQFADPNDAPVSGELHVGMPREPKPDPVRRSDNGG, from the coding sequence ATGAGCCGCAAGTCTGCTTCACGAACTCTTCTGGTGACGACGGTGCCGCTCACCGCGCTTCTGGCCGGTTGCCTTTCCGTGCCGCCGCCCCCCGATGACCTCGCAGCGCGCCACGTCGGCACGCCCGGCCAGTTCTCGGAGCTCTCCGCGAATGCGACGCCGATGGAGGTCGGGGCGGGGTGGCTGTCGGAGCTCGGGGACACGACGCTCGAAGCCCTCGTTCGCGAGGCGTGGGACCGGAATCCGGACCTGTACGTGACGGCGTCCAGATTCGAGGAGGCGGCGGCCCGGCTGCGGATCGCGGCCTCGTTCCTCTACCCACAGGCCGCCGGCGTCGGCGAGGCGCGGCACACGGACTTTGACGGCTCAACGGACGAGGACCAGTACTTCGCCGCCCTCCAGGTTTCCTGGGAGGCGGACCTCTGGGGCCGGCTCAGGGCGGACAGGTCGGCGGCGGCTCGGGTGGCCGAGTCCGCGGGGCTCGACTTCATCCAGGCGCGGCATTCCCTCGCGGCCGCGGTTGCGCAGGCCTATTTCGCCGTGATCGTCGCCCAGCAGCAGCTCGCGATCGACAATCAGCTCCTGGAGGCCGAGCGGTTCACGGCCGTCACGACCCGGCAGCGCGTCGAAGCCGGGCTGCTCACCAGCCTCGACCTGAACCTGGCCGAGTCCAGCGTGCGCCTCGCGGAGGCCGCCGTTCAGGACGACCTGTCCGCCCTGCGAGAGGCCCGTCGGGCGCTGGAGCTCCTGCTGGGCCGCTACCCCTCGGCCGAGCTCGATGCCGCCCCCGAAGCCCTGCCGCGATTCTCCTCCGCTCCGGTCGCCGTGAGCGTGCCCGCCGAGCTGCTCGAACGCCGACCGGACGTGCGGAGCGTCGAGCGGCTGGTGGATGCGGCGTACTTCGACGTCCGCTCGGCGCGGGCCGCCCGGCTCCCGCGGCTGATCCTCACGGCCGATGCCAGGACGCTGATCGATCCGTCGGACTTCATCACCTCGGTCGCGGCGGAAATCCTCGCGCCGCTCTTTCAAGGCGGGCGGCTCCAGGCCCAGGAAGCGGCGGCCAACGCGCGCCAGCGTCAGGCGCTCGGCCAATTCGCCTCCGTCGCGCTCCGCGCATTCAGCGAAGTCGAGTCGGCCCTCTCTAACGCGCGCTTCCTCGGCGAGCGAGAGAGGAGCCTCGCGGATGCGAGCGCGCGGCTCCAGGAAGCGAGCGAGGCGGCGATCAACCGCTACGAGCAGGGTCTCATGAGCATTCTCGACCTCCAGCAGATCCGCCGGCGGGACTACGACACCCGGTCGCTCCTCCTTGGGGTGCGGTTCGAGCGGTTGCGCCAGCGCCTGAACTTGTATCTGGCCCTGGGCGGCCCTCCCCTCGTGGACGGCAAGGCGCCGCCGCCTGTTCCCCTGAATGGCCAGTTCGCCGACCCCAACGATGCGCCCGTGAGCGGCGAGCTCCACGTGGGCATGCCCCGCGAGCCGAAGCCCGATCCAGTCCGGAGAAGCGACAATGGCGGATGA
- a CDS encoding efflux RND transporter periplasmic adaptor subunit, whose protein sequence is MADETQPSEDLRPPAEEADAKETLLLRHILWRGLVIVVLLGVLAFAAFYLTRGGHGPAPRGAPPPSGPLAVNILTVEPKDVPITAEFLGQTEASQTVPIRARVSGVLIERGFEEGQIVTEGQVLFRIDREPFEIALRRAEAGLQSAQAVLTRAERQVRRFQELAAQQDAAANELEQAQESLGVAEAQVATQRALIEQAKLDLGYTTVESPITGVIGMRQQDVGSFVGPAPEAEPLLATVRKVDPLYVRFSVSERDLLRWQRMTEQGMVNDVGIEDLTVTVVLPDGREFPHPGRIDFVDVAVDPSTGTAVIRSTVPNPDRTLLPGQFVQVRIGGASRLGAIAVPQSAVLQTPNGAAVYVVDGGVAQLRPVTPGGWSNGQWIVESGLRSGERVITDHLVQIRPGMPVEAAAPAAAPQPESPH, encoded by the coding sequence ATGGCGGATGAGACCCAACCCTCCGAAGATCTTCGACCCCCGGCCGAGGAGGCCGATGCGAAAGAGACGCTCTTGCTGCGGCACATCCTCTGGCGCGGACTCGTCATAGTCGTGCTGCTTGGCGTGCTCGCGTTCGCTGCTTTCTACCTGACACGCGGCGGACACGGGCCTGCGCCGCGCGGCGCACCACCACCGTCGGGCCCTCTGGCCGTGAACATCCTCACGGTCGAGCCCAAAGATGTGCCGATCACCGCGGAGTTCCTCGGTCAGACGGAAGCGTCGCAGACCGTGCCGATCCGCGCCCGGGTCAGCGGAGTCCTGATCGAGCGAGGATTCGAGGAGGGCCAGATCGTTACCGAGGGGCAGGTGCTGTTCCGGATCGACCGCGAACCGTTCGAGATTGCACTGAGGCGGGCCGAGGCTGGTCTCCAATCGGCACAGGCCGTGCTCACTCGCGCCGAGCGGCAGGTCCGTCGGTTTCAGGAGCTGGCTGCGCAGCAGGACGCTGCGGCCAATGAGCTCGAGCAAGCGCAAGAGTCGCTCGGGGTTGCAGAGGCCCAGGTTGCGACTCAGCGGGCTCTGATCGAGCAAGCGAAGCTTGACCTGGGTTACACGACGGTCGAGTCTCCGATCACGGGCGTCATCGGCATGCGCCAACAGGATGTCGGCAGCTTTGTCGGGCCGGCGCCGGAGGCCGAGCCGCTGCTTGCGACGGTTCGCAAGGTTGACCCGCTCTACGTGCGGTTCAGCGTGAGCGAGCGCGACCTCCTGCGCTGGCAGCGGATGACCGAACAGGGGATGGTGAACGACGTTGGCATCGAAGACCTCACGGTGACCGTGGTGCTGCCAGACGGGCGGGAGTTCCCGCATCCGGGCCGCATCGACTTCGTAGACGTGGCCGTGGACCCCTCGACAGGCACCGCGGTCATCAGGTCCACCGTGCCGAATCCGGACCGCACCCTGCTTCCCGGCCAGTTCGTGCAGGTGCGGATCGGCGGGGCGTCGCGGCTGGGCGCCATCGCCGTACCGCAGTCGGCGGTGCTGCAGACGCCCAACGGGGCGGCGGTGTACGTCGTGGACGGAGGCGTCGCCCAGCTGCGGCCCGTGACGCCGGGCGGTTGGTCAAACGGCCAATGGATCGTTGAATCGGGCCTCCGGAGTGGTGAGCGCGTGATTACCGATCACCTCGTACAGATTCGGCCGGGCATGCCCGTGGAAGCCGCCGCCCCGGCCGCGGCACCACAGCCCGAGTCACCGCATTAG
- a CDS encoding MmcQ/YjbR family DNA-binding protein yields the protein MPESEERSHGGHPDFRVGGKVFASLWNDDAHGMVKLTPEQQDEYIDAHPAMFEPVNGTWGLRGCTKVILAGAKANVLRRAMRDAWRNTAPKRLVEAHETD from the coding sequence ATGCCTGAAAGCGAGGAGCGTTCGCACGGCGGACATCCCGACTTTCGCGTTGGCGGGAAGGTGTTCGCCAGCCTGTGGAACGATGATGCACACGGCATGGTGAAACTCACCCCCGAACAGCAGGATGAGTACATCGACGCTCACCCGGCGATGTTCGAGCCGGTGAACGGCACGTGGGGACTGCGCGGCTGCACCAAGGTCATCCTCGCCGGCGCGAAGGCGAACGTACTCCGCCGCGCCATGCGCGATGCATGGCGCAACACGGCGCCGAAGCGGCTCGTGGAAGCGCATGAGACCGATTAG
- a CDS encoding DinB family protein, translating to MNLHDSYDTIGAILDIHAMISGLLIEAVEDVPESRMTEQPGAIVNHPAWTLSHLNAYAGMLLSMLDDPSVPTAEAEMERFGYGTTPVPDLAAYATKRELLDQFRERNARLAAVVAEKHQDYFPRRAPQRFQPHAPTIGHIAIMLLVAHPPDHLRQLKQWRRAAGIAQSA from the coding sequence ATGAACCTCCACGACTCCTACGACACGATCGGTGCGATCCTGGACATCCACGCGATGATCAGTGGCTTGCTCATCGAAGCCGTCGAAGACGTGCCGGAATCCCGCATGACCGAGCAGCCGGGCGCCATTGTGAACCACCCGGCGTGGACGCTGTCGCATCTCAACGCGTACGCAGGAATGTTGCTGTCGATGCTTGATGACCCGAGTGTGCCGACGGCCGAGGCCGAGATGGAGCGGTTCGGGTATGGCACCACGCCCGTGCCCGACCTCGCTGCCTATGCGACGAAGCGCGAACTGCTTGACCAGTTCAGAGAGCGCAATGCGCGACTTGCCGCGGTCGTCGCCGAGAAGCATCAGGACTACTTTCCGAGACGCGCGCCGCAGAGGTTTCAACCGCACGCGCCGACCATCGGGCATATCGCCATCATGCTGCTGGTGGCGCACCCGCCGGACCACTTGCGGCAACTCAAGCAGTGGCGCCGCGCCGCTGGAATCGCCCAAAGCGCGTAA
- a CDS encoding DUF4261 domain-containing protein encodes MPWICLTPACARLRLIAAQSVACSALIFVLVGMVSCGRGEPAPTSVEPARQAAPEIAEPVAHSPESFRADVERLVSAGDYDGAVRLLKGASVERQVEHDAAGYLAVAEDMIVLPGVPADVEYDRDRDWVLPGTSDVIENTAWQKAATEFAGRYNALRANQPAEAEAAPAEADDSPIHLAFILLSKAQLPEGEAVAQAFREFAAPDETIQVEGDASADDPEDRGLSLKLGTGEEGMVVVMPMAIPGGEAEQYAMFSLSAIGKGWEPPPYNAHLVVMLYASGRTSPAERVARFTSVLAAVTKASPAVGVYWGSAGATHDSEFFTSVAADHDMRMLIWSGVSVARQEDGRLSLLSTGMEQFGLPNLLLISGETPAGEALPFMYDLLSYVVTRGEAVPEGDTVGWTEEQRLPVRYVESPVDPEKKVFCVELP; translated from the coding sequence ATGCCGTGGATTTGCCTGACCCCTGCGTGTGCACGCCTGCGTTTGATCGCGGCCCAGTCCGTCGCGTGCTCTGCCCTGATCTTCGTGCTGGTCGGTATGGTCAGTTGCGGTCGCGGCGAGCCGGCGCCGACTTCTGTCGAGCCGGCGCGGCAGGCCGCGCCCGAGATTGCTGAGCCGGTGGCTCACTCGCCCGAGAGCTTTCGCGCGGATGTCGAGCGGCTCGTGTCTGCGGGCGACTACGACGGAGCCGTGCGACTGCTCAAGGGCGCCAGTGTCGAGCGTCAGGTCGAGCACGACGCGGCCGGCTACCTCGCCGTGGCTGAAGACATGATTGTGCTTCCCGGCGTGCCGGCCGACGTCGAGTATGATCGGGATCGCGACTGGGTCTTGCCCGGCACCTCGGATGTCATCGAGAACACCGCTTGGCAGAAGGCGGCGACGGAGTTTGCCGGCCGGTACAACGCGTTGCGCGCAAACCAGCCGGCCGAGGCTGAAGCAGCGCCTGCAGAGGCAGACGATTCGCCCATCCATCTCGCGTTCATCCTGCTCTCCAAGGCGCAGCTGCCCGAAGGAGAGGCGGTGGCGCAGGCGTTTCGCGAATTTGCAGCGCCCGATGAGACGATCCAGGTGGAGGGGGACGCGTCGGCGGATGACCCGGAGGATCGCGGCCTGTCGCTGAAACTCGGCACCGGCGAGGAAGGCATGGTCGTGGTGATGCCGATGGCCATACCCGGCGGCGAAGCGGAACAGTATGCGATGTTCAGTCTTTCGGCGATCGGCAAAGGCTGGGAGCCACCGCCATACAACGCGCATCTCGTCGTCATGCTCTACGCTTCTGGGAGGACGAGCCCCGCCGAGCGCGTCGCGCGGTTTACTTCGGTTCTCGCCGCCGTAACGAAGGCGTCCCCGGCGGTGGGAGTCTACTGGGGCAGCGCCGGAGCGACGCATGATTCTGAGTTCTTTACATCGGTCGCCGCCGATCACGACATGCGCATGCTGATCTGGTCCGGAGTAAGCGTGGCGCGACAGGAAGACGGTCGGCTCAGTCTGCTCAGCACCGGGATGGAGCAATTCGGATTGCCGAATCTGCTGCTCATCTCCGGCGAGACTCCGGCGGGCGAGGCGCTGCCTTTCATGTACGACCTTCTCTCCTACGTCGTGACGCGCGGTGAGGCGGTTCCGGAAGGCGACACCGTCGGCTGGACAGAGGAACAGCGCCTGCCTGTTCGCTACGTCGAGTCGCCGGTCGATCCGGAGAAGAAGGTGTTCTGCGTTGAACTTCCATAG
- a CDS encoding SRPBCC family protein, with amino-acid sequence MTTEKADSTEHAAAPGTIRLHRVLKAPPMRIYKAILDPAANCKWLPPHGFTCTVHQLDATVGGTYRMSFTNFSTGKSHAFGGKYVELKPGERIVATDVFDDPGLPGEMRTTYSLTPVSVGTEVTIVQENIPAMIPPEACYLGWQESLELLAKLVEAEIPDDM; translated from the coding sequence ATGACCACAGAGAAAGCCGATTCAACCGAACACGCTGCCGCGCCGGGCACCATCCGCCTGCATCGGGTGCTCAAGGCGCCGCCGATGCGCATCTACAAGGCGATTCTCGATCCCGCGGCGAACTGCAAATGGCTTCCGCCACATGGTTTCACCTGCACCGTCCACCAGCTCGACGCGACCGTTGGCGGCACGTACAGGATGTCGTTCACCAACTTCTCTACGGGTAAGAGTCACGCCTTTGGTGGAAAGTATGTCGAGTTGAAGCCTGGCGAGCGCATCGTCGCGACCGATGTCTTCGACGATCCCGGCCTGCCGGGCGAAATGCGCACGACCTATTCGCTCACGCCAGTGTCGGTCGGCACGGAGGTGACGATCGTTCAGGAGAACATCCCCGCGATGATTCCGCCGGAGGCCTGCTACCTCGGCTGGCAGGAGTCGCTGGAACTGCTGGCAAAGCTCGTCGAGGCAGAGATTCCTGACGACATGTAA